The Fibrobacter sp. DNA segment CACGAAGAAATTGCGGGACTCGCGATAGGGACCCGCCCGGACTGCCTCGAACCCGAAAAGGTGGCATACCTCGCCGAGATAAACAAGAAGAAGCCGGTCATCGTGGAAATCGGCCTGCAGACGGCAAACGACCTTACGCTCGCGGCCATCAACCGCAGGCACACACTCGCCGAATTCGAAGACGCGGTGAAGCGCTGCCAGGCGGCCGCCCTCACCGTCACCACGCACGTGATTGTCGGGCTCCCCGGCGAGACATTGGTAGATTTCAAGAAGACGGCCGAAGTCGTACGCGACCTGCACCTCGCCGCCGTGAAGATTCACCCGCTGCACATCGTCGCGGGTACCGTGATGGCACAGGATTTTTCCGCCGGAGAAATCAAGCTGCTGGAATTCGAGGAATACTGCGCCGCCGTCGCCGAGATGATAAAGATTATCGGGCCCGGGACCGCCATCGAGCGCTTCAGCGGCGAAAGCCCGAGCGACATGCTCATCGCCCCGAACTGGTGCGGAGAACGCGACAGGATTATCGCCACCGTAGAAAGCATTCTGGACAGGGATTAAAATGAAAAAAATCGAAGACTACATCATTTCCGTTCCGGATTTCCCGAAGCCGGGCATCCTGTTCCGCGACATCACGGGAATCCTGAACGATGCCGAAGGCCTAAGGCTCACGCTCGAAGCCCTCTACAAGGCGCTCGAAAACG contains these protein-coding regions:
- a CDS encoding TIGR01212 family radical SAM protein (This family includes YhcC from E. coli K-12, an uncharacterized radical SAM protein.); the protein is MHYTPYRDLLLRLFPNYLKVRKLPLNGGMSCPNLDGTKGFSGCSYCNNRSFSPVFDQAKVSIQEQLDKFVPRLREKYPHAGILAYLQPYTNTHAPLEHLKGIIDPIINHEEIAGLAIGTRPDCLEPEKVAYLAEINKKKPVIVEIGLQTANDLTLAAINRRHTLAEFEDAVKRCQAAALTVTTHVIVGLPGETLVDFKKTAEVVRDLHLAAVKIHPLHIVAGTVMAQDFSAGEIKLLEFEEYCAAVAEMIKIIGPGTAIERFSGESPSDMLIAPNWCGERDRIIATVESILDRD